CTCTGCTGGAGGATGCCGCATGGAAGTTACCCCTCATCAAGACCTTCGACGGAGGATCGATCTATGAATTCATGGCGACTAAGCTTCAACGGCAGTTGATGTCGAGTGAGTCGGCTCTGACCGCCGTTACAGCGGGTAAAAGGCACTCTGAGCTACTGCATGTCAAAGTGGGCTTCCCTCTTCTGCTGATGCGCGAGGTTCAATTCGATGGGCAACGCCGTCGCGGCCTCTACAGTACGATCTTTCACAACTCCTCCATCATGGGCTTTACGCTGGTACGACCAGGGGAAGGAGTGTGACCTCCGGGCCTGCGATCTACGGCAATTTCACCATTGACGACCTCGTTTATCCAAATGGATCTACGCGCTGGGGGGTTCCAGGAGGCAGCGCTGTATATGCTGCGATGGGGGCGTTGCTTTGGACAAAGGTCTCGAGTATCGTCGCACCGCTTGGAGCAGACTATCCGATCACATTGCTGGATAAACGCATCGACCTCTCCCGCTGCCGATCGATCCCGAAGACAATGCGAAACTGGGGACTTTACGAAGAAGATGGTCGGCGACACTTCATCTCCCGCAACGAAAGCAGAGATTGGACTTACTTTAGTCCAGCGCTGGCTGACGCGGCATCCGGCTACCAGGCAGCGGCTCATATTGCACCATTGCCTTTCGAAGCTACTAAACAACTCATAGAAGAGCTCCGCGCGGGTGGGACGAAATCTATATCGCTCGACATGGATGATCATGACCTTCTCGGCAATCGAAGCTTGAAAAAGATGATGGAACTGGTGAGTACGGTGGATCTATTCATGCCAAGCCAGCAGGATGTTCTCGCACTGTTTCCCGGTAAAGGCCCGCTGGAGGCAATGCACCAGCTCCGAAGCCTAGTTCCCGAAGTAGCTCTCATTGCCATCAAATGCGGCGCTGGGGGCACTATAGCCCATCTCGCAGGATCTGAAGAGTACCTCAGAATTCCCGCGGTACACGTTGAGGTTATTGATCAAACGGGCGCCGGAGATGCCTTCTGTGGAGGTGTGCTGGGTTCACTTGCAAGACAAGGGGATCTATTAGAAGCCCTGCTCTGTGGTGCTGTGTCGGCGTCATTCTGCATTGAGGGGATGGGGTTTTCCAGTCTTTTGGAAGCGACGGGTGAGGCCGCAAACAGCCGGTTGGAAAGGCTGCGACAACGCGTCGAACGCGCCCCCTGTAAGTGAAATTCACCGGCTCCCAAAGACGCATAAGTAGGGATCTTTAAATAAACCGTCAGAAATCGTAGTTAACGATCTTGAATCTTGGAATGGTGGCCTGCATCAAGCAGCGACTGATCTTCGTAAGTGACCAGATGCACGTCTGCTGCAATCTGTGCTGCTCCGGCGCCGCTGCGTCCTTCGGCTTCAGTATGCTCGATCTGTTGCCACCACCGTGCGATTGGTTATAGAACTACGGCAGATATTCCATGCAAATGGTCATACACGACGGCGGCTTCGCCACGTTCGGCGATCTGTGAGAGAAGCTGGCGGATCGACCATTTCCGAGCCGTTCTTCAGACGCATACCCAACGTCGTTACGGCGGAAAATCTCTCGCTCGTAAAATCGGTGCCAAGGACATCGCGGAAGACGAAGATATCTTCCTTCATCACCATGCTGGGCCAGCACCACTTCGCTTGCACTCCGATCTCGTTGAATGCGCAGAAGCTTCTCTAATTCCTTCTGACCGATGTCGGATCCTGCCAGCGGTGGCGCTGACAGGATCCGTTCGATATGTAACTCTTCAGGTTAAAAGTAGAAAGGTGTTTTCTGCGATTTGCCCGAACAGAAGTGATGTTGCCAGAAGACAGAGAGCCAGGATGAGCCGGATATGTAAGCGGAGGATCCTCATTGGTCCTGGTTAAGATTAATAAGTGAACCTGAGAGAAAACTCCAGGACGCGAGGTGTTCCGCTTCCCACAAGCCCGGCGTTATTGACCGTTGAGGTAATATGCCCAAAGTTCGAAGGCACCGAAAGAGTTCTTACTCCGCCCACCGTCGCAATGCTGAGAGCCGCCGCCGGACTTGCATACTGTGCGCGATTGAAGAAGTTGAATGCCTCCGCGCGAAACTGAAGATCGTTGCGCTCTCTCACACGGAAATGCTTTTCCACCGCAGAGTCGTTCTGCCAAAGGGCAGGTCCGTTTGCAATATTTCGCCCTGAGTTGCCCCATGTGCCAACAGCAGGCAAAGCAAAGGCAGCCGGATTGATCCATTGCGAGGTGCTGCGATTGGGAAGGTACAAAGCTACACCGGCAACGCGGTTGGGGCGTTGTGCCTGATTGTTCCCATCAGGTAGTTCAGTGGCGCCGCGGGCCAGCGTAACGTTGAGAGGAAATCCTGCGCGTGCCGTAAAAAGGGTGGTGACAGACCATCCACCGACGAACAGATCCGTTACTTTGCTTGAATCGCGGAGATAGGTGCGCCCGCGACCAAAGGGTAGATCGTACACCCCACTCATCGTGCCTGTGTTTCGCGAATCAAAATCACTGCTGGCATACTCGCATCGGAAGCAGGAAAGGTTCTGGGCTGCATCACCATCGCCTCCACCCACAGACCCATCATTCATCGCATGGGAGTACATATAGTTTCCTCCAAAGAAGAGGCCATTGTGGAAGCGCCGAGACAAGCTCACAACGCCGGAGTTGAACGACGACATTCCTTCGTTGTACTTCGTGTCGATCTGGCTTGGAAACTGTGGCAACGGACGCGAGTTTGTCGCGGGGTTGATCAGGTTGGTATAGCTCCGACGAAAGAGATGCACTCCGTGTGAACCAAGGTATGTGAGCGTGAGAGCCGTCTGCCCGAGAAGGGCCTGCTGGACCGAAGCGGTCCATTGCTCCACGTATGAATCTGGATGATGAAGCGCCATGGAGCGCGGGGTAAGCGCCAAGCCGGTCGAAGGCGTGAGTGCAGGGGCAACCGGATAGCTGTATTGCACCAGCGCTCCATTTGACTGGATGCCGCTCGTAAGAAGAGTAGAAGGCTCGTTATTGACGGCCGGGCTATCCTCATCGCCCAGTTGCACCTCACCGTGGTAAACGCCAAAACCGGCACGGAAAACAGTCTTTCCTTTGAGCGACTCTGGAGAGAAGGCCACCGAAGCGCGCGGATCGAAACTTAGGTAGTTGGGATGGTAGAACTGTCCTCCAAACTGGCAGTACCCTCCACATTCGGCGATATCAAAGGCGATGGCGCTGTTGTGTGCCTCAGTGAAAGGCGAAAAATAGTTGTACCGCAAACCATAATTAAGCGTCAGGCCACGCGATACTTTCCATTCGTCCTGGGTATATCCGGCTACGTGAAACTTCCGCATGCCTTTGTCAGGAAGGGCGGCCGTCGTCAAAAACGTGCTGAGCTGATTGGCGAGGAACGCAGCGGTGTTCAGAAACGTTGCAGTTCCGTCCACGGAGTTCTGTTCATTGAAGCGAAGAAGTTTCAGCTCCGCACCGAACTTGAAGGTGTGGTTGGATCTGGTCCAGGTCACCGTATCATTCAACGACTCTGATTGCCCGACCTGTTCCTTGCTATAGTTTTCGTTCAGAGAGGTCAGTCCAGTGATAGCAAAGTTGAACGGCAAGCCTGTCTGCTGAGCCTGGATATAGGTATTTCGATTGAATCCAAGC
This genomic stretch from Terriglobus saanensis SP1PR4 harbors:
- a CDS encoding TonB-dependent receptor, with translation MFRRLVILYAAIVCTALLSPCSLFAQIDRTELNGTLTDATGAGVGEASVTITQEGTNQTRRTTTNSSGQYVVSSLPIGRFSIVFTHEGFQDSRVGDVDLHSGDTRTVNAKLVVGSVSEAVNVEADREGAQLDKSNATVGGTVQSVQVSRLPLNGRNITNLELLAPGAIDSGSGAQSSIRFAGNGTDDNNFRLDGVDASGVFHASLKSALRLQFSTEAVAEFKVDTGAYTADTGGSAGAQVSLISKSGTDTFHGSVFDYFRNSYFDANGPIKSAVKKPVFQLNQFGGSLGGPILKDRTFFFVNYEGFKQHLGGVPQTGFVPSPAFRAQVTAAQPSLAFIVNAYPTGVAATTDPNIYSYTGVVASPSSENTGTVRIDHRFSSNDSGYVRYNIDDGVSASALNALSQAINVTSRIQNFVVEETHIFSPHAINEIQLGFNRNTYIQAQQTGLPFNFAITGLTSLNENYSKEQVGQSESLNDTVTWTRSNHTFKFGAELKLLRFNEQNSVDGTATFLNTAAFLANQLSTFLTTAALPDKGMRKFHVAGYTQDEWKVSRGLTLNYGLRYNYFSPFTEAHNSAIAFDIAECGGYCQFGGQFYHPNYLSFDPRASVAFSPESLKGKTVFRAGFGVYHGEVQLGDEDSPAVNNEPSTLLTSGIQSNGALVQYSYPVAPALTPSTGLALTPRSMALHHPDSYVEQWTASVQQALLGQTALTLTYLGSHGVHLFRRSYTNLINPATNSRPLPQFPSQIDTKYNEGMSSFNSGVVSLSRRFHNGLFFGGNYMYSHAMNDGSVGGGDGDAAQNLSCFRCEYASSDFDSRNTGTMSGVYDLPFGRGRTYLRDSSKVTDLFVGGWSVTTLFTARAGFPLNVTLARGATELPDGNNQAQRPNRVAGVALYLPNRSTSQWINPAAFALPAVGTWGNSGRNIANGPALWQNDSAVEKHFRVRERNDLQFRAEAFNFFNRAQYASPAAALSIATVGGVRTLSVPSNFGHITSTVNNAGLVGSGTPRVLEFSLRFTY
- a CDS encoding carbohydrate kinase family protein; translated protein: MTSGPAIYGNFTIDDLVYPNGSTRWGVPGGSAVYAAMGALLWTKVSSIVAPLGADYPITLLDKRIDLSRCRSIPKTMRNWGLYEEDGRRHFISRNESRDWTYFSPALADAASGYQAAAHIAPLPFEATKQLIEELRAGGTKSISLDMDDHDLLGNRSLKKMMELVSTVDLFMPSQQDVLALFPGKGPLEAMHQLRSLVPEVALIAIKCGAGGTIAHLAGSEEYLRIPAVHVEVIDQTGAGDAFCGGVLGSLARQGDLLEALLCGAVSASFCIEGMGFSSLLEATGEAANSRLERLRQRVERAPCK